In Acidaminococcus fermentans DSM 20731, one genomic interval encodes:
- a CDS encoding alkaline phosphatase, translating into MEKKWLKRAILSAVLGSSFLGLLPSVEAAEVRILPVDRAKFWAGAKFDFDVEVKGDQQLKDVAITVNGQPADKFFGQKLVKKDLGNGVTSYRADQVTFPKTGAYEVKVTAQDGAGKGVSAAGYTVVSEKAPKRAKNVILFVGDGMSLQAREIARILSKGLTNGKYNDLLAMEKLEHNAVITTSGYDSLVTDSANSASAYATGHKSVVNAMGVYEDSTKDPFDDPKVENISEIVKRTRGMSVGVVTQAESTDATPAAMIGHTRRRARQDWLASSYLDQYHRPDVIMGGGSARYLPKSTPGSKRKDDENVIQEFKDLGYTFVGTSTEMKAAPSDKPLLGLFHTGTMNVYLDREMLKDPQVLKGFTDQPNLMDMTKKSLDILSKNPNGFFAMIEGASIDKQLHVMDWQRAAYDTIEFDKAIQYAEDWNRKRGNDTLIIVLADHAHGVSISGTYHERDGKKGTEAVRVYQNSVFPTFKDENHDGFPDNPDPDVTLAVQYANHPEYYENYHFMKKPTPPALSVTETKQEQSAIGDKVEFHQVTKASSKANPARIHPGDPAELMPANTPKDDPQECHSADDILLNAGGPGSEYFKGTMDNTEVFFGMLRALGIDGNKTKVHLTQARK; encoded by the coding sequence ATGGAAAAAAAGTGGCTGAAACGAGCGATCCTGTCAGCGGTGCTGGGAAGTTCCTTCCTGGGCCTGCTGCCCTCTGTGGAAGCGGCGGAAGTCCGCATCCTGCCGGTGGACCGGGCCAAATTCTGGGCCGGAGCCAAATTTGACTTCGATGTGGAAGTCAAAGGGGACCAGCAGCTGAAGGACGTGGCCATCACCGTCAACGGCCAGCCTGCGGACAAATTCTTCGGGCAGAAACTGGTGAAGAAGGATCTGGGCAACGGGGTCACTTCCTACCGGGCTGACCAGGTCACCTTCCCCAAGACCGGTGCTTATGAAGTGAAGGTCACCGCCCAGGACGGGGCCGGCAAAGGGGTTTCCGCCGCCGGTTATACCGTGGTCAGCGAAAAGGCGCCCAAACGGGCCAAGAACGTGATCCTGTTCGTGGGGGACGGCATGAGCCTCCAGGCCCGGGAAATCGCCCGGATCCTGTCCAAGGGTCTGACCAACGGGAAATACAATGATCTTCTGGCCATGGAAAAACTGGAGCACAATGCGGTGATCACCACCAGCGGCTATGATTCCCTGGTCACCGACAGTGCCAACTCCGCTTCCGCCTATGCCACCGGCCACAAATCCGTGGTGAACGCCATGGGGGTCTATGAAGATTCCACCAAGGATCCTTTTGATGACCCCAAAGTGGAAAATATCTCCGAAATCGTGAAACGGACCCGGGGCATGTCCGTGGGGGTCGTCACCCAGGCCGAATCCACCGACGCCACCCCGGCTGCCATGATCGGCCATACCCGCCGCCGGGCCAGACAGGACTGGCTGGCCAGCAGCTACCTGGACCAGTACCACCGTCCCGATGTGATCATGGGCGGAGGCTCTGCCCGGTACCTGCCCAAGAGCACCCCGGGATCCAAACGGAAGGACGATGAAAACGTAATCCAGGAATTCAAGGACCTGGGCTACACCTTTGTGGGCACTTCCACGGAAATGAAAGCGGCGCCCAGCGACAAACCGCTGCTGGGGCTGTTCCACACCGGTACCATGAACGTGTACCTGGACCGGGAAATGCTGAAGGATCCCCAGGTGCTGAAAGGGTTCACCGACCAGCCCAACCTGATGGACATGACCAAAAAATCCCTGGACATCCTGTCCAAGAATCCCAACGGCTTTTTCGCCATGATCGAAGGGGCTTCCATCGACAAGCAGCTCCATGTGATGGACTGGCAGCGGGCAGCCTATGATACCATTGAATTCGACAAGGCCATCCAGTATGCGGAAGACTGGAACAGGAAACGGGGGAACGATACCCTGATCATCGTTCTGGCCGACCATGCCCATGGGGTTTCCATCAGCGGCACTTACCATGAACGGGATGGGAAGAAAGGCACGGAAGCCGTCCGGGTGTACCAGAATTCCGTATTCCCCACCTTCAAGGATGAAAATCATGACGGATTCCCGGACAATCCGGATCCGGATGTGACCCTGGCCGTCCAGTACGCCAACCATCCGGAATACTACGAAAACTACCACTTCATGAAGAAACCCACCCCGCCGGCCCTGTCCGTAACGGAAACCAAACAGGAACAGTCCGCCATCGGGGACAAGGTGGAATTCCATCAGGTGACCAAGGCCAGCTCCAAGGCCAACCCGGCCCGGATCCATCCGGGAGACCCGGCGGAACTGATGCCTGCCAACACTCCCAAGGACGATCCCCAGGAATGCCACAGCGCCGATGATATTCTGCTGAACGCCGGCGGTCCCGGTTCCGAATACTTCAAGGGCACCATGGACAACACGGAAGTGTTCTTCGGGATGCTGCGGGCCCTGGGTATCGACGGCAACAAAACCAAAGTCCACCTGACCCAGGCCAGGAAGTGA
- a CDS encoding LysR family transcriptional regulator yields MTLQQLRYIVAIAEAGTFSGAAKTLFITQPSLTKMVRELEREMGIQIFERTNKGVHLSRDGEIFLGYARQVLEQADLLESRYKKQAGGKQEFTVSTQHYSFAVNAFVDLIKQYGGDTYDFSLQETQTYTIIDDVAHMRSEIGILYYNAFNKAVLQKIFKANDLVFRELFVARPHVFLNASHPLAGRDSVSMEELAPYPYLSYIQGDHNAFYFSEEIFSTLVRSKNIRVTDRATLFNLLIGLNGYTVCSGVIDQKLNGASIIAVPLQKEGDMHIGLLTHKQTHLSRLGKAYVEALERYIAGQVGEKTVKSAE; encoded by the coding sequence ATGACTTTACAACAATTGCGCTATATTGTGGCCATTGCCGAAGCCGGAACCTTCAGCGGAGCGGCCAAGACCCTGTTCATCACCCAGCCCAGCCTCACCAAGATGGTCCGGGAACTGGAACGGGAAATGGGCATCCAGATCTTTGAACGGACCAACAAGGGGGTCCACCTGTCCCGGGACGGGGAAATCTTCCTGGGCTATGCCCGGCAGGTGCTGGAACAGGCAGATCTCCTGGAATCCCGGTACAAGAAACAGGCCGGGGGCAAGCAGGAATTCACCGTGTCCACACAGCACTATTCCTTTGCGGTGAACGCCTTTGTGGATCTGATCAAACAGTACGGGGGCGATACCTACGATTTCAGCCTCCAGGAGACCCAGACCTACACCATCATCGACGATGTGGCCCACATGCGCAGTGAAATCGGCATCCTGTACTACAATGCTTTCAACAAAGCCGTCCTCCAGAAAATCTTCAAGGCCAACGACCTGGTGTTCCGGGAACTGTTCGTGGCCCGGCCCCATGTGTTCCTCAACGCGTCCCACCCCCTGGCGGGACGGGACAGCGTTTCCATGGAAGAACTGGCTCCCTATCCCTATCTGTCCTACATCCAGGGAGACCACAACGCCTTCTATTTTTCCGAAGAGATCTTCAGCACCCTGGTCCGCAGCAAAAACATCCGGGTCACTGACCGGGCCACCCTGTTCAACCTGCTGATCGGGCTCAACGGCTATACCGTGTGCAGCGGGGTCATCGACCAGAAACTGAACGGAGCCAGCATCATCGCCGTGCCCCTCCAGAAAGAAGGGGACATGCACATCGGCCTCCTGACCCACAAACAGACCCATCTCAGCCGCCTGGGTAAGGCCTATGTGGAGGCCCTGGAGCGGTATATCGCAGGGCAGGTGGGGGAGAAAACAGTGAAGAGTGCAGAGTGA
- a CDS encoding ABC transporter ATP-binding protein has product MLEVENLICDYPEEGGRTVRGLTLPSFQMDEGEAWGVEGPSGSGKTTLFHCLAGLLTPTRGRIVLDGVELTGLSEPERARWRGKNLGYVFQEPKLLPFLTLEENIRLSGRLAGQTVSSGQIRELLAQVDLPDCAGRFPRQLSGGERQRAAFVRAIVRRPRLLLADEPTASLDVKNSRRILELLLGYQARSGCLLLCASHDPAVQARFARKLELRKEEA; this is encoded by the coding sequence ATGCTGGAAGTGGAAAATCTGATCTGTGATTACCCGGAAGAAGGGGGCAGGACGGTCCGGGGACTGACCCTGCCTTCTTTTCAGATGGACGAAGGGGAAGCCTGGGGGGTGGAAGGACCCTCCGGCAGCGGCAAGACCACCCTGTTCCACTGTCTGGCCGGGCTCCTGACGCCTACCCGGGGGCGGATTGTCCTGGACGGGGTGGAGCTGACCGGCCTTTCTGAACCGGAACGGGCCCGGTGGCGGGGAAAGAACCTGGGTTATGTGTTCCAGGAACCCAAACTGCTGCCCTTCCTGACCCTGGAAGAAAACATCCGGCTCAGCGGCCGGCTGGCCGGGCAAACCGTTTCTTCCGGGCAGATCCGGGAACTTCTGGCTCAGGTGGATCTGCCAGACTGCGCCGGGCGGTTTCCCCGGCAGCTCAGTGGGGGCGAACGGCAGCGGGCGGCTTTCGTCCGGGCCATTGTCCGGCGGCCCCGGCTGCTCCTGGCGGATGAACCCACCGCCAGTCTGGATGTAAAAAACAGCCGGCGGATCCTGGAGCTGCTCCTGGGGTATCAGGCCCGGAGCGGCTGTCTGCTCCTGTGCGCCAGCCATGATCCGGCGGTCCAGGCCCGGTTTGCCCGGAAGCTGGAACTGCGGAAGGAGGAAGCGTGA
- a CDS encoding HTH domain-containing protein — MSRKLFTEEQIAALRQNPYVYSVSRSTLVLRKSFKEIFYTEYMEGVYPKDIFKKYGFDPAVLGERRIGGALQHIKEEYAKYGCFYEGRRPADRSDTAAKVKPEDDIKALRHEVEYLRQEVEYLKKISAIKNTKR, encoded by the coding sequence ATGAGCAGAAAACTTTTTACTGAGGAACAGATTGCAGCGTTGCGTCAGAACCCTTATGTGTATAGCGTAAGCCGCTCTACCCTGGTCCTGAGGAAGTCCTTTAAAGAAATCTTTTACACCGAATATATGGAAGGAGTCTATCCTAAAGACATCTTCAAAAAATACGGCTTTGACCCTGCTGTGCTGGGCGAAAGACGCATTGGCGGTGCTCTCCAGCATATCAAAGAGGAATATGCCAAATATGGTTGTTTCTATGAAGGCAGGAGACCCGCCGACAGGTCTGACACCGCCGCCAAGGTCAAGCCTGAAGATGACATTAAGGCCCTCAGACATGAAGTTGAATACTTGCGGCAGGAAGTGGAATATTTAAAAAAAATTTCCGCGATCAAGAACACAAAAAGGTAG
- a CDS encoding IS3 family transposase, whose amino-acid sequence MNVKKIRRLMKKFHLLCPIRKANPYRQLAKALKTNTVADNLLQRQFEDYGPRMVLLTDITYLPYNGIFAYLSTILDAYTKQILAYVLSDSLEVDFVVETVNNLIRDHGVSLHAETIVHSDQGCHYTSHSFIDILHDKDLRQSMSRRGNCWDNAPQESFFGRMKDHVKKKIAAAVSFGEVKAIVDDYMDYYNNERYQWELAKLSPNEFYQFVTTGVYPLDIPKMPEVPTLKRRACELGNQLTS is encoded by the coding sequence ATGAATGTGAAGAAAATCCGTCGTCTGATGAAAAAGTTCCACCTGCTTTGCCCCATCAGGAAGGCGAATCCCTATCGGCAGCTGGCGAAAGCCCTGAAGACCAATACGGTGGCCGATAATCTGCTGCAGCGCCAGTTTGAGGACTATGGTCCTCGCATGGTACTGCTGACAGATATTACCTATCTTCCTTACAATGGGATCTTTGCTTATCTTTCCACCATACTGGATGCCTATACCAAGCAGATTCTGGCGTATGTCCTCAGCGATTCTTTGGAGGTGGATTTCGTGGTAGAAACGGTGAACAACCTGATTCGAGATCACGGCGTCTCACTGCATGCTGAAACCATCGTGCATTCTGACCAGGGTTGCCATTACACGAGTCACAGCTTCATCGATATCCTCCATGACAAGGATCTCAGACAATCCATGTCACGGCGGGGGAATTGCTGGGACAATGCGCCGCAGGAAAGCTTCTTCGGCCGTATGAAAGACCATGTGAAAAAGAAAATTGCAGCAGCAGTGAGCTTTGGGGAGGTGAAGGCCATCGTAGATGATTACATGGATTATTACAACAACGAGCGCTACCAGTGGGAACTGGCGAAACTGTCGCCAAACGAGTTCTACCAATTTGTAACAACAGGGGTTTATCCGCTCGATATTCCCAAGATGCCCGAGGTTCCTACATTGAAGCGGAGAGCCTGTGAGCTGGGGAACCAGCTCACCTCATAA
- the phoU gene encoding phosphate signaling complex protein PhoU — protein sequence MRDAYVKTLVEIQDDVRVLIGNLEKTLEETKTALFTQNLDKARIVRDGDDQFDEQIRGIMRKDLTVQVLQSPVASDWRSLMGTFRVLSELERIADHCSDMALYIARILERNPVVKPPEGFKEMYEDMQSLLEESFRCYLEGDDEKARYIGDKDDIVDADFERLLPRLTDAIKDDPADVASYVDYVLLLKYMERTADHGTNIGNWVLYMKKNLLKGDNGFTMD from the coding sequence ATGAGAGATGCCTATGTAAAGACCCTGGTGGAAATCCAGGACGATGTGCGGGTGCTCATCGGCAATCTGGAAAAGACCCTGGAGGAAACCAAGACGGCCCTGTTCACCCAGAATCTGGACAAAGCCCGGATTGTCCGGGATGGGGACGATCAGTTCGACGAACAGATCCGGGGGATCATGCGGAAGGACCTGACCGTCCAGGTGCTCCAGTCTCCGGTGGCTTCCGACTGGCGGAGCCTGATGGGGACTTTCCGGGTGCTCAGCGAACTGGAACGGATTGCGGACCACTGCTCCGACATGGCCCTGTACATTGCCCGGATTTTGGAACGGAATCCGGTGGTGAAGCCTCCGGAAGGGTTTAAAGAGATGTACGAGGATATGCAGTCCCTGCTGGAAGAAAGCTTCCGGTGCTACCTGGAAGGGGACGACGAAAAGGCCCGGTACATCGGGGACAAGGACGATATCGTGGACGCGGATTTCGAGCGTCTGCTGCCCCGGCTCACCGACGCCATCAAGGATGACCCGGCAGATGTGGCCTCCTACGTGGATTACGTGCTGCTCCTGAAATACATGGAACGGACCGCCGACCACGGCACCAACATCGGCAACTGGGTGCTGTACATGAAAAAGAACCTGTTGAAAGGGGACAACGGGTTTACGATGGACTGA
- the pstB gene encoding phosphate ABC transporter ATP-binding protein PstB yields MTEQGNGPVSPETLVFDIRHLNLFYGKHQALKDINMQVKRNEITALIGPSGCGKSTLLKTLNRMNDWVSGCRVEGQILFEGKDIFKEVDPLALRYRVGMVFQQPSPFPKSIFDNVAYGPRVQGITNKAQLADIVEKSLRQAAIWDELKDRLDKSALGLSGGQQQRLCIARTLAAQPSVILMDEPTSALDPISTQKIEDLALELKKDYTIVIVTHNMQQASRISDKTAFFYLGELVEMNDTETLFTNPSEPRTESYITGRFG; encoded by the coding sequence ATGACTGAACAAGGAAACGGACCGGTTTCTCCGGAAACCCTGGTCTTCGATATCCGGCACCTGAACCTGTTTTACGGAAAACATCAGGCTCTGAAGGATATCAATATGCAAGTGAAACGCAATGAAATCACCGCCCTGATCGGGCCTTCCGGGTGCGGCAAAAGTACCCTGCTCAAGACCCTGAACCGGATGAACGACTGGGTATCCGGGTGCCGGGTGGAAGGACAGATCCTGTTCGAAGGAAAGGATATTTTCAAGGAAGTGGACCCTCTGGCCCTCCGGTATCGGGTGGGCATGGTGTTCCAGCAGCCTTCTCCTTTTCCCAAGAGCATTTTTGACAACGTGGCCTACGGGCCCCGGGTCCAGGGCATCACCAACAAGGCCCAGCTGGCGGACATCGTGGAAAAGAGCCTGCGCCAGGCGGCCATCTGGGACGAACTGAAGGACCGGCTGGACAAAAGCGCCCTGGGGCTCTCCGGCGGGCAGCAGCAGCGTCTGTGCATCGCCCGGACCCTGGCGGCCCAGCCTTCGGTGATCCTCATGGACGAACCCACCTCCGCCCTGGATCCCATTTCCACCCAGAAAATCGAAGACCTGGCCCTGGAATTGAAAAAGGACTACACCATCGTCATCGTCACTCACAACATGCAGCAGGCCAGCCGGATTTCCGACAAAACGGCCTTCTTCTACCTGGGTGAACTGGTGGAAATGAACGATACGGAAACCCTGTTCACCAATCCTTCCGAACCTCGGACGGAATCTTATATCACCGGCCGGTTCGGCTGA
- a CDS encoding ABC transporter permease — protein MLCLAFLSLWRRPLRYGLLILLTAVACALPVFVIQMAGGLCQGLNRAAAPFPILAGAKGSPYQLVLNTVFLRDRPIGNIPYGEVDDLRQSGKADRVLPLAFGDSYRGFRLCGTEPEIFSYVVPGEHKPWLRPARGRSFAGTGEAVLGAETARLTGLQVGDVFQSSHGFIGKGKAHHHPYRVVGILAPVQGPYDKAILVPLKDIWEAHAGHGAALVSGQKGEVTAILVRPKGYGQAMALLAAWQRKKGGPSQLLFPAQSLIALYGMVGQSRQFWITLSLGLLGAATLVTLLALYWDGTSRMEEWALLRALGASRRKTQALLLLEQFLLLLLGSTLGWCLGWGGSLLAAEGIGQQAAVQMSWVPLWQGFLAPALLLGAGTLGGLVPLWLLRKKDIAPYL, from the coding sequence ATGCTCTGTCTGGCTTTTCTTTCTTTGTGGCGGCGGCCCCTCCGGTACGGGCTGCTGATTCTTCTGACGGCGGTGGCCTGTGCCCTGCCGGTGTTTGTGATCCAGATGGCCGGGGGCCTGTGCCAGGGCCTGAACCGGGCGGCGGCTCCCTTTCCCATCCTGGCAGGGGCCAAAGGGTCTCCCTACCAGCTGGTGCTGAATACGGTATTTTTGCGGGACCGGCCCATCGGGAACATCCCTTATGGGGAAGTGGATGACCTGCGGCAGAGCGGCAAAGCCGACAGGGTGCTGCCCCTGGCTTTCGGGGACAGCTACCGGGGGTTCCGGCTCTGCGGCACGGAACCGGAAATCTTTTCCTATGTGGTGCCCGGGGAACACAAGCCCTGGCTGCGGCCTGCCCGGGGACGGAGCTTTGCCGGTACCGGGGAAGCGGTGCTGGGAGCGGAAACCGCCCGGCTCACCGGGCTCCAGGTGGGAGATGTGTTCCAGTCCAGCCACGGGTTCATTGGCAAAGGAAAAGCCCACCATCATCCCTACCGGGTGGTGGGAATCCTGGCTCCGGTCCAGGGACCCTATGACAAAGCCATCCTGGTTCCTCTGAAAGACATCTGGGAAGCCCATGCCGGTCATGGAGCCGCCCTGGTCTCCGGCCAGAAGGGGGAAGTGACTGCCATCCTGGTCCGGCCCAAGGGGTATGGTCAGGCCATGGCGCTGCTGGCCGCCTGGCAGCGGAAAAAAGGCGGCCCCTCCCAGCTGCTGTTCCCGGCCCAGAGTCTGATCGCCCTCTATGGGATGGTGGGCCAGAGCCGGCAGTTCTGGATCACTCTGTCCCTGGGCCTTTTGGGGGCGGCCACCCTGGTGACCCTGCTGGCCCTGTATTGGGACGGGACTTCCCGGATGGAAGAATGGGCCCTGCTCCGGGCCCTGGGAGCCAGCCGCCGGAAAACCCAGGCTCTGCTGCTGCTGGAACAATTCCTGCTGCTCCTTCTGGGCAGCACCCTGGGCTGGTGCCTGGGATGGGGCGGCAGCCTGCTGGCGGCAGAAGGCATCGGGCAGCAGGCGGCGGTGCAGATGAGCTGGGTTCCCCTGTGGCAGGGATTCCTGGCCCCGGCGCTCCTTTTGGGCGCCGGGACCCTGGGAGGGCTGGTCCCCCTGTGGCTGCTGCGGAAGAAGGATATTGCCCCGTATCTCTGA
- the pstA gene encoding phosphate ABC transporter permease PstA yields MGDLAQKKAMDRFMSLLFTAGAAGSAILLFAFILDVVGQGLGALTADILLSLRDMFFNTLYLVFLALVISALWGIPAGIYLAEYARDGKLTNWVRMAVETLSSLPSIVVGLFGYLVFIVMTGSQWNLMAGALSVSILTLPLMVSVTENALKDLPPEYTLGSLGLGASKWQTIWNVLLPACLPRIMTGLILAAGRGFGEAAALMFTAGMSTDIDWGNWNMSSTTCPLNPFRPGETLALHVWVMRTEALSPDAAKIAGVTSAILMLVVVLFNVLARYISWRLEKKMEGTADD; encoded by the coding sequence ATGGGAGACCTTGCACAGAAAAAAGCCATGGACCGGTTCATGAGCCTGCTCTTTACAGCCGGGGCGGCCGGTTCCGCCATCCTGCTCTTCGCCTTTATCCTGGATGTGGTGGGACAGGGCCTGGGGGCCCTTACGGCAGATATCCTGCTGAGCCTCCGGGACATGTTCTTCAACACCCTGTATCTGGTGTTCCTGGCCCTGGTGATCAGTGCCCTGTGGGGCATCCCCGCCGGGATCTATCTGGCGGAATACGCCCGGGACGGGAAGCTGACCAACTGGGTGCGGATGGCGGTGGAGACCCTGTCCTCCCTGCCGTCCATCGTGGTGGGCCTGTTCGGCTACCTGGTGTTCATCGTCATGACCGGTTCCCAGTGGAACCTGATGGCCGGCGCCCTGTCCGTGTCCATCCTGACCCTGCCCCTTATGGTGTCGGTGACGGAAAACGCCCTGAAGGACCTGCCGCCGGAATACACCCTGGGCAGCCTGGGGCTGGGGGCCTCCAAATGGCAGACCATCTGGAACGTGCTGCTGCCGGCCTGTCTGCCCCGGATCATGACCGGCCTGATTCTGGCCGCCGGCCGGGGCTTCGGGGAAGCTGCCGCGCTGATGTTCACCGCCGGCATGTCCACGGACATCGACTGGGGGAACTGGAATATGAGTTCCACCACCTGTCCTTTGAATCCTTTCCGCCCCGGGGAAACCCTGGCTCTCCATGTGTGGGTCATGCGGACGGAAGCCCTGAGCCCGGATGCGGCGAAAATCGCCGGGGTCACCTCTGCCATCCTGATGCTAGTGGTGGTGCTGTTCAACGTACTGGCCCGGTATATCAGCTGGCGGCTGGAAAAGAAGATGGAGGGAACTGCAGATGACTGA